GCGGGCGTGCCGGGCGAGGCTGCCCACGGTGTGCTCGGTGTCGAGGTTCTCCATCATCCAGGCGAGGGTGGGCTGGAGGCTGTCCGCCTCGGGCGCGGAGGGCTGGACGATGAACTGCCGCTGACCGCCTTCCCGCTGCGGGGCCACGACCATCCGGCGCGCGATGGCGTTGGCGGCGGTGGCCCCGAGTTCACGCCGGGCCACGTGCAGGCAGGCGTCGATGCCGGCGGCCGTGCCCGCGCTGGTGATGACGTCGCCGTCGTCGACGAACAGCACGTCCGGGTCCACCTGCGCTTCGGGGAACCGCTCGGCCAACTCGTCCACGTACCGCCAGTGCGTGGTGCACGGCCGCCCGTCGAGCCGCCCCGCCGCACCGAGCACGAACGCGCCGCTGCACACGGAGAGGACGGTCTTGGCGTTCGCGACGGCGTCGAGCAGGGCCGCCGGGTAGCCGTCGCGGACCTGGCAGGCGGCCACCGCGACCAGGTCGGCGGACTCGAGGGCGTCGAACCCGTGGTCGGCGATGAGCGAGGCCCCGACGCTGGTCCGAACCGGTTTCCCGGGGTGCTCGCCGCACACCTTGAAGTCGATCGGCGGCACGCCCTCGTCGGTGCGGTCGATCCCGAAGACCTCGCAGATGACGCCGAACTCGAACGGCGTGACCCCGTCGATGACGGGGACGGCGACGGATCTCAGCATGGTGGAGAGCGTAGCTGGCGGGATTTTGACGTACAACGGCATACCTGCCAATGGTGGCAGGTTCTTGGCGGTCGCATAGTTAGTGCCATGACCGCACTGCTGATCGTCCTGACCGTCCTGGCCCTGGTCGTCTACGGCCTGGAGCGCAACCACCACCGCGGGCGCAACTACGGCTCCCACCTCGCCGGCAGCTACGACGTCGAAGACCGCGACCTGATCCGCGTGGAAACAGAGCTGCACGCGGCAGCCGACCACCAGCCCGCTCGGCCGGCCCCCCGGCACGCCCGCTTCACGCCTCGCTCGGTGTGACCGCCTTTTTGTCGGTGGTCGCTGGGACAATGGAAGCGGGGGCCGGAGGCCGGCCCCAGGCCGCGCGAACGCGGGCCCGGCGGGCGCGAGAGGCACCACTGCTCAACCGGCGAGGGCGACACCGCTGCTCGGCCGGCGGGTGACACCGCTGCTCGGCCGGCGGGGCTAGACCACCAGCTCGAAGGCGCGCTCGCCCACCGGTTCCAGGCGCAGGCCGGCCGCCGCCGCGATCTTCACGAGGTTCCGCGCCTGGGGTGTTGCCCGAGACCGCACGATCGCCCGCGCCAGCAACCCCTTGTGCGCCTTGTTGAAGTGGCTCACCGCCTGCCGCCGCCCCGACCCGTCCTCGGTCACCACCTTCACCGTGATGGCGTGCGGGATCTTCGCCAACGACGAGTACGGGGCCGACCGCAGGTCGATGACCTCCCGCTCAGCCAGCGCCGGCGTCAGCACGGGCCGCCACAAGCCACCCAGCGGACCGACGGCGGGCACGACCGAACCGCCCGACAACCGGTAGGCCGGGATCGGATCGCCCCCCAACACCACGCCGAACAGCGCAGACGCCACCCCCAGCCGCTCCGCCGCCCGCCCGCGCTCGACCCGGGTCAACGACGGGACGTCGAGGGCGTCGTAGAGCACCCCGGTGTACCGGGACAGGGCCGGCATCGTCGGGGACGTCCGCAACTCCGCGTTGCGCGCCACCTCGCCCGCCTGCCGCTCGGACAACCCGAGCACCGCCAGACTCGCCGGCACGTCACCCGCGAGGTCCACCAGGGCGTCCACCAGCTTCGCCCGGACGGGGTTCAGCTCGGGCAGCGACAGCGTGTCCAGCGACAGCGGCGGGCCGTC
This DNA window, taken from Saccharothrix variisporea, encodes the following:
- the yaaA gene encoding peroxide stress protein YaaA — encoded protein: MLVLLPPSETKASGGDGPPLSLDTLSLPELNPVRAKLVDALVDLAGDVPASLAVLGLSERQAGEVARNAELRTSPTMPALSRYTGVLYDALDVPSLTRVERGRAAERLGVASALFGVVLGGDPIPAYRLSGGSVVPAVGPLGGLWRPVLTPALAEREVIDLRSAPYSSLAKIPHAITVKVVTEDGSGRRQAVSHFNKAHKGLLARAIVRSRATPQARNLVKIAAAAGLRLEPVGERAFELVV
- a CDS encoding GlxA family transcriptional regulator, which produces MLRSVAVPVIDGVTPFEFGVICEVFGIDRTDEGVPPIDFKVCGEHPGKPVRTSVGASLIADHGFDALESADLVAVAACQVRDGYPAALLDAVANAKTVLSVCSGAFVLGAAGRLDGRPCTTHWRYVDELAERFPEAQVDPDVLFVDDGDVITSAGTAAGIDACLHVARRELGATAANAIARRMVVAPQREGGQRQFIVQPSAPEADSLQPTLAWMMENLDTEHTVGSLARHARMSERTFARRFSAETGTTPHRWLTTQRVLRARQLLEETNLGVEAIAHQCGFGTAALLRHHFNSVVGVAPKDYRRSFAHR